The following coding sequences are from one Acidimicrobiales bacterium window:
- a CDS encoding carbon-nitrogen hydrolase, protein MSETVRLLVADGVPDSPARVDAPTRPPFRIGAVQHRWHPDPDEHRAALAEGVRMAAGEGAELVCLQELTLSPYFAITADGPAAVGAEPEDLPGGPTYELAATLAAETGVAVHASLYERPGPHETGTDGLAYNTAIVVTPDGALAARTRKLHIPVTAGYYEDRYFRPGDGGYPVVGLGEARFGFPTCWDQWFPELARAYSLAGAEVIVYPTAIGSEPDHPGFDTQPLWQQVIVGNGIANGTFMVAVNRIGDEPPLTFYGSSFISDPYGRVLVQAPRDEPAVLVADLDLDQRGDWLTLFPFLTTRRPDTYAPLLDAPSSRSGTDDPLLGGPVDRPGEPTV, encoded by the coding sequence ATGAGCGAGACCGTTCGCCTGCTCGTCGCCGACGGGGTGCCCGACTCGCCGGCGCGGGTCGATGCCCCGACCCGGCCGCCGTTCCGCATCGGCGCGGTCCAGCATCGCTGGCACCCCGATCCGGACGAGCATCGGGCCGCGCTGGCCGAGGGCGTGCGCATGGCCGCCGGCGAGGGCGCCGAGCTGGTCTGCCTCCAGGAGCTGACCCTCTCGCCGTACTTCGCCATCACCGCCGACGGTCCCGCCGCGGTCGGCGCCGAGCCCGAGGACCTGCCCGGCGGCCCCACCTACGAGCTGGCCGCCACCCTCGCCGCCGAGACCGGCGTCGCCGTCCACGCCTCGCTCTACGAGCGGCCGGGGCCCCACGAGACCGGCACCGACGGCCTCGCCTACAACACCGCCATCGTGGTCACCCCCGACGGCGCTCTCGCCGCTCGCACCCGCAAGCTCCACATCCCCGTCACCGCGGGCTACTACGAGGACCGGTACTTCCGGCCGGGTGACGGCGGCTACCCCGTGGTCGGCCTGGGCGAGGCGCGCTTCGGGTTCCCCACCTGCTGGGACCAGTGGTTCCCCGAGCTGGCCCGGGCGTACTCGCTGGCCGGCGCCGAGGTCATCGTCTACCCGACTGCCATCGGCTCCGAGCCCGACCACCCCGGCTTCGACACCCAGCCCCTGTGGCAGCAGGTGATCGTCGGCAACGGCATCGCCAACGGCACCTTCATGGTCGCGGTCAACCGCATCGGCGACGAACCGCCGCTGACCTTCTACGGGTCGTCGTTCATCAGCGACCCGTACGGCCGGGTGCTCGTCCAGGCGCCCCGGGACGAGCCCGCGGTCCTCGTGGCCGACCTCGACCTCGACCAGCGGGGCGACTGGCTCACCCTCTTCCCCTTCCTCACCACCCGTCGCCCCGACACGTACGCCCCGCTGCTGGACGCCCCGTCGAGTCGCTCGGGCACGGACGACCCGCTCCTCGGCGGCCCTGTGGACCGACCCGGAGAACCGACGGTCTGA
- a CDS encoding dienelactone hydrolase family protein, giving the protein MAQTVEFASNGNTASGYLALPEGGTGPGLLVIQEWWGVSQSLKDVCDRLAGEGFVALAPDLYRGELADPEHQEMDKAAALMNAMPADRAGKDMSGAVDYLVAHDATTGDGVGVVGFCMGGMLTFLIAANRGDKVKAAVPFYGYPSGDGEPDWSGLTAVVRGHMAETDDFFGPEGAHALEAKLQGLGKDVQLTVHPGTGHAFMGPHNALGTLDAELAEQIWPQVVGFLHEQLG; this is encoded by the coding sequence ATGGCCCAGACCGTCGAATTCGCATCCAACGGCAACACCGCGTCCGGCTACCTGGCCCTCCCCGAGGGCGGCACCGGTCCGGGGCTGCTCGTCATCCAGGAGTGGTGGGGTGTGAGCCAGAGCCTCAAGGACGTCTGCGACCGCCTCGCCGGCGAGGGCTTCGTCGCCCTCGCCCCCGATCTCTACCGCGGCGAGCTGGCCGACCCCGAGCACCAGGAGATGGACAAGGCCGCCGCCCTCATGAACGCCATGCCCGCCGACCGGGCCGGCAAGGACATGAGCGGCGCCGTCGACTACCTGGTCGCCCACGACGCGACCACCGGCGACGGTGTCGGCGTGGTCGGCTTCTGCATGGGCGGCATGCTCACCTTCCTGATCGCCGCCAACCGAGGCGACAAGGTGAAGGCGGCAGTGCCGTTCTACGGCTATCCGTCCGGCGACGGCGAGCCCGACTGGTCCGGGCTCACCGCGGTGGTGCGGGGCCACATGGCCGAGACCGACGACTTCTTCGGACCCGAGGGCGCCCACGCGCTCGAGGCCAAGCTGCAGGGCCTCGGCAAGGACGTGCAGCTCACGGTGCACCCGGGGACCGGTCACGCGTTCATGGGCCCGCACAACGCGCTCGGCACCCTCGACGCCGAGCTCGCCGAGCAGATCTGGCCGCAGGTGGTCGGGTTCCTGCACGAGCAGCTGGGCTGA
- a CDS encoding aminotransferase class III-fold pyridoxal phosphate-dependent enzyme, with product MTDDLATASVPHLTTDLPGPKAREWIARDAAVASPSMARVYDLVPARGAGCTIEDVDGNRFLDFNAGIAVTATGHCHPAVVEAIERQARDLIHYCGSDWAMPGYTEVCERLAASAPWDGASRVFLANSGTEAVEGAIKLARAATGRPNVIAFLGAFHGRSLGSLSLTASKAHYRGGFGPLQAGVYHAPYGVSGYIEDVIFRHLTVPEDVAAIVVEPLQGEGGYLVPPPGWLAELRDVCDRHGIVLVADEVQSGVGRTGTMWTIEQDDVAPDVLLTGKGLASGLPLAAVVGRADLFTWGAGRHGSTFGGNAVACAAALATLDLVEGGLAEHAAKGGAQIMERLRTVRADHPDTVVDVRGRGLMIGIELPDHDAAEALEQACFRAGLLVLTCGPAAVRLAPPLVVTPEQADLAVDLLAGALATL from the coding sequence ATGACCGACGACCTCGCCACCGCCTCGGTGCCGCACCTGACCACCGACCTGCCTGGCCCCAAGGCCCGCGAGTGGATCGCCCGCGACGCCGCCGTCGCCAGCCCGTCGATGGCGCGCGTCTACGACCTCGTGCCCGCTCGCGGCGCCGGCTGCACCATCGAGGACGTCGACGGCAACCGCTTCCTCGACTTCAACGCCGGCATCGCGGTCACCGCCACGGGCCACTGCCACCCGGCGGTGGTCGAGGCCATCGAGCGCCAGGCCCGCGACCTCATCCACTACTGCGGCAGCGACTGGGCCATGCCCGGCTACACCGAGGTGTGCGAGCGCCTCGCCGCCTCCGCTCCGTGGGACGGCGCGAGTCGGGTGTTCCTCGCCAACTCCGGCACCGAGGCGGTCGAGGGCGCCATCAAGCTGGCCCGCGCGGCCACCGGCCGGCCGAACGTCATCGCCTTCCTCGGCGCCTTCCACGGCCGCTCGCTGGGCAGCCTCTCGCTGACCGCCAGCAAGGCGCACTACCGCGGCGGCTTCGGCCCGCTCCAGGCCGGCGTCTACCACGCCCCCTACGGCGTATCGGGCTACATCGAGGACGTGATCTTCCGGCACCTCACCGTGCCCGAGGACGTCGCCGCCATCGTGGTCGAGCCCCTCCAGGGCGAGGGCGGCTACCTCGTCCCGCCGCCCGGATGGCTGGCCGAGCTGCGCGACGTGTGCGACCGCCACGGCATCGTGCTCGTGGCCGACGAGGTGCAGTCGGGGGTGGGCCGCACCGGCACCATGTGGACCATCGAGCAGGACGACGTGGCCCCCGACGTGCTGCTCACCGGCAAGGGCCTGGCCTCGGGTCTCCCCCTCGCTGCGGTCGTGGGCCGGGCCGATCTCTTCACCTGGGGCGCCGGCCGCCACGGCTCCACCTTCGGCGGCAACGCCGTCGCCTGCGCCGCCGCGCTCGCCACCCTCGACCTCGTCGAGGGGGGCCTCGCAGAGCATGCCGCCAAGGGGGGCGCCCAGATCATGGAGCGGCTGCGGACCGTGCGGGCCGACCATCCCGACACCGTCGTCGACGTGCGGGGACGAGGCCTCATGATCGGCATCGAGCTGCCCGACCACGACGCCGCCGAGGCACTCGAGCAGGCGTGCTTCCGGGCCGGCCTCCTCGTGCTCACCTGTGGCCCGGCCGCGGTCCGCCTGGCCCCGCCCCTCGTGGTCACCCCCGAGCAAGCCGACCTCGCCGTCGACCTCCTCGCCGGCGCCCTCGCCACGCTCTGA
- a CDS encoding sigma-70 family RNA polymerase sigma factor, producing MDEAAFHDLFREHFADVWRFARRRCASGHEADDVTAETFAVAWRRRAGVPPAPDARLWLFGTARLVLANRRRSDDRRSRLDLRLAGEPGPTVADPAAVVVDAVGRRLAGALSSLSGDDRELLILRAWDGLSVTDIAALLGCTPNAASGRLHKARGRLAALLAEADDSEGTPRSAVPTDEPQREAVADD from the coding sequence ATGGATGAAGCGGCCTTCCACGACCTCTTCCGGGAGCACTTCGCCGACGTCTGGCGCTTCGCCCGCCGGCGCTGTGCGTCCGGACACGAGGCCGACGACGTCACCGCCGAGACCTTCGCGGTGGCGTGGCGTCGACGCGCCGGTGTCCCACCCGCACCCGACGCCCGCCTGTGGCTGTTCGGCACGGCGCGCCTGGTCCTGGCCAACCGGCGCCGGAGCGACGACCGCAGGAGTCGGCTCGACCTCCGACTGGCGGGTGAGCCCGGTCCGACCGTGGCGGATCCGGCGGCGGTGGTCGTCGATGCTGTCGGCCGGCGCCTGGCTGGCGCGCTCTCGTCCCTTTCGGGCGACGACCGCGAGCTGCTCATCCTGCGGGCCTGGGACGGCCTGTCGGTCACCGACATCGCCGCCCTCCTCGGCTGCACGCCGAACGCCGCCTCGGGCCGTCTGCACAAGGCCCGGGGTCGCCTGGCGGCGCTCCTGGCCGAGGCGGACGACTCGGAGGGCACGCCTCGATCGGCGGTCCCGACTGACGAACCACAGCGAGAGGCGGTGGCCGATGACTGA
- a CDS encoding SDR family oxidoreductase has product MADRRSVRGRVAVVTGAASGIGRATAALLAEDGALVAALDRDEPEAPAGGRAWACDVTDGDRVDAVLAEVRAALGPVDILVNCAGVSLPAAIDGPDFEASWDRTLAVNLTGMACTVRACVDDLRRNGDGRVVNIASSEALGATAYLSAYTASKHGVVGLTKALAVELGRSGVTVNAVCPGPIHTGMTSIIPDEAKAKFARRRVPAGRYGDPAEVAQAIWSLVLPGASFVNGSVLSVDGGMVAQNT; this is encoded by the coding sequence GTGGCTGACCGACGGTCCGTTCGAGGGCGGGTGGCGGTGGTGACCGGCGCCGCCTCGGGGATCGGAAGGGCGACCGCGGCGCTGCTCGCCGAGGACGGCGCGCTCGTGGCTGCACTGGACCGGGACGAGCCGGAGGCGCCGGCCGGGGGGCGGGCGTGGGCGTGCGACGTGACCGACGGCGACCGGGTGGACGCCGTACTGGCCGAGGTGCGGGCGGCGCTCGGGCCGGTCGACATCCTCGTGAACTGCGCCGGCGTGTCCCTGCCGGCGGCGATCGACGGCCCCGACTTCGAGGCGTCGTGGGACCGGACCCTCGCCGTGAACCTCACCGGCATGGCTTGCACCGTCCGGGCCTGCGTCGATGACCTGCGGCGCAACGGCGACGGGCGGGTGGTCAACATCGCCTCCAGCGAGGCGCTCGGCGCCACCGCCTACCTGTCCGCCTACACCGCCTCGAAGCATGGCGTCGTGGGCCTGACCAAGGCGCTGGCGGTCGAGCTCGGCCGCAGCGGCGTCACCGTCAACGCGGTGTGCCCGGGCCCGATCCACACCGGGATGACGTCGATCATCCCCGACGAGGCCAAGGCCAAGTTCGCCCGCCGACGGGTCCCCGCCGGCCGCTACGGCGACCCCGCCGAGGTCGCCCAAGCCATCTGGTCACTCGTCCTGCCGGGCGCCTCGTTCGTCAACGGCTCGGTGCTCAGCGTCGACGGTGGCATGGTGGCGCAGAACACGTGA
- a CDS encoding DsbA family protein produces MSSEIEVFADVGCPFTHVGLRRFVERRDADPALAEVRLRVRSWPLEIVNGEPLDPQFIADEVDEIREQVAGDLFRSFDPEAFPATSLPAMALAAAGYRVDVATGEAVSLELRDLLFEQGRDIADPAVLSEVAERHGVDFDVDDPPVELVEADHAEGGGRGVQGSPHFFTPAGAFFCPSLDISRDADGHLRITADPVGFEQFLDSCFA; encoded by the coding sequence ATGTCCTCCGAGATCGAAGTGTTCGCCGACGTCGGATGCCCCTTCACCCATGTCGGGCTCCGCCGCTTCGTGGAGCGCCGCGACGCCGACCCCGCCCTCGCCGAGGTGCGCCTCCGGGTGCGCTCCTGGCCCCTCGAGATCGTGAACGGCGAGCCGTTGGACCCGCAGTTCATCGCCGACGAGGTGGACGAGATCCGCGAGCAGGTCGCCGGCGACCTGTTCCGGTCGTTCGACCCCGAGGCCTTCCCGGCCACCTCGCTGCCCGCCATGGCGCTGGCGGCCGCCGGCTACCGGGTCGACGTCGCCACCGGTGAGGCCGTCAGCCTGGAGCTGCGCGACCTGCTGTTCGAGCAGGGGCGGGACATCGCCGACCCCGCGGTGCTGTCGGAGGTGGCGGAGCGCCACGGCGTGGACTTCGACGTCGACGACCCGCCCGTCGAGCTGGTGGAGGCGGACCACGCCGAGGGCGGGGGCCGCGGCGTCCAGGGCTCCCCTCACTTCTTCACCCCGGCCGGCGCCTTCTTCTGCCCGTCACTCGACATCTCCCGCGACGCCGATGGCCACCTGCGCATCACCGCCGACCCCGTCGGCTTCGAGCAGTTCCTCGACTCCTGCTTCGCCTAG
- a CDS encoding J domain-containing protein, translating into MRLRRDRDDNADLSDEEHAWWSGRDRRKEAGEPPAGMGERRQHDTLTLMTAPPPPPPPPPPPPPPPPAPLRVPAPEAPAAARADVLDGPASAPAISLPTLVPVGASGAAESQAERVGSTSTAFPFEREALGMTGAEPVEDPWHRSTSPEALAAYRALGIDWEATWDEVVEVFRDHAALWHPDRLAGTDPLVQAEGQRRMSELNRAYAELKRMLRPSRRELFGS; encoded by the coding sequence ATGCGACTGCGAAGGGACCGCGACGACAACGCGGACCTCTCGGACGAGGAGCACGCCTGGTGGTCGGGCCGGGACCGGCGCAAGGAGGCCGGCGAGCCGCCGGCGGGCATGGGCGAGCGCCGCCAGCACGACACCCTCACCCTCATGACCGCTCCTCCGCCGCCTCCCCCTCCTCCCCCTCCGCCACCTCCCCCGCCACCGGCCCCTCTTCGTGTCCCGGCCCCCGAGGCACCTGCCGCTGCCCGCGCCGACGTCCTCGATGGACCTGCTTCGGCGCCGGCCATCAGCCTGCCCACCCTGGTTCCCGTAGGAGCCTCCGGTGCCGCGGAGTCGCAGGCCGAGCGGGTGGGGTCGACGTCGACGGCGTTCCCGTTCGAGCGCGAGGCGCTGGGGATGACCGGCGCCGAGCCGGTCGAGGACCCGTGGCACCGATCCACCTCCCCGGAGGCGCTGGCCGCCTATCGGGCCCTTGGCATCGACTGGGAGGCCACCTGGGACGAGGTGGTCGAGGTGTTCCGCGACCACGCCGCCCTCTGGCACCCGGACCGCCTGGCGGGCACCGACCCCCTGGTCCAGGCCGAGGGCCAGCGGCGCATGAGCGAGCTCAACCGGGCCTACGCCGAGCTCAAGCGCATGCTCCGCCCGTCCCGGCGGGAGCTCTTCGGCTCCTGA
- a CDS encoding adenylosuccinate synthase yields the protein MPATVVVGTQWGDEGKGKFTDLVAKEMQLVVRYQGGHNAGHTIVVDGQSFALQLVPSGILYDHITPVIGNGVVVDPVVLLAEVDMLEGKGVDCSRLKVSGNAHLILPYHQEIDAITERHLGKNKLGTTKRGIGPAYADKATRVGIRVQDLLDPKIFRAKLDLVLKEKAPLLAKVYNRLPPDADEIASLYLDECLPRLEPYIADTVTLVHDALDAGQHVLLEGAQATFLDLDHGTYPYVTSSNPVAGGACTGAGVGPLYIDRVIGIAKAYITRVGAGPFVTELFDEVGDLLVDRGHEYGTNTGRRRRPGWFDAVMLRQAVRVNSLSEVALTKLDVLDTLDTLKVCVAYEADGVRYEHLPYHQSVLHDCTPVYEELPGWQQDLTAVTERSELPPAALDYIAFLEEQIGVPIRLVGVGPGRDQFLHFAA from the coding sequence GTGCCCGCAACCGTGGTTGTCGGCACCCAGTGGGGCGACGAAGGCAAGGGCAAGTTCACCGACCTCGTCGCCAAAGAGATGCAGCTCGTGGTCCGCTACCAGGGTGGCCACAACGCCGGCCACACCATCGTGGTGGACGGCCAGAGCTTCGCCCTCCAGCTGGTGCCCAGTGGGATCCTCTACGACCACATCACCCCCGTGATCGGCAACGGGGTGGTGGTCGACCCCGTGGTGCTCCTGGCCGAGGTCGACATGCTCGAGGGCAAGGGCGTGGACTGCTCCCGCCTGAAGGTCAGCGGCAACGCCCACCTGATCCTCCCGTACCACCAGGAGATCGACGCCATCACCGAGCGCCACCTGGGGAAGAACAAGCTCGGCACCACCAAGCGGGGCATCGGCCCGGCCTACGCCGACAAGGCCACCCGGGTGGGCATCCGCGTCCAGGACCTGCTCGACCCCAAGATCTTCCGGGCCAAGCTCGACCTGGTGCTGAAGGAGAAGGCGCCGCTCCTGGCGAAGGTCTACAACCGCCTTCCCCCGGACGCCGACGAGATCGCCAGCCTCTACCTCGACGAGTGCCTGCCCCGCCTCGAGCCCTACATCGCCGACACCGTCACCCTGGTGCACGACGCGCTCGACGCCGGCCAGCACGTGCTGCTCGAAGGCGCGCAGGCCACCTTCCTGGATCTCGACCACGGCACGTACCCCTACGTCACGTCGTCGAACCCGGTGGCGGGCGGCGCCTGCACCGGCGCCGGCGTCGGGCCGCTGTACATCGACCGGGTCATCGGCATCGCCAAGGCGTACATCACCCGGGTGGGCGCGGGTCCCTTCGTCACCGAGCTGTTCGACGAGGTGGGCGACCTGCTCGTCGATCGCGGCCACGAGTACGGGACCAACACCGGTCGCCGCCGGCGCCCGGGCTGGTTCGACGCGGTGATGCTGCGCCAAGCGGTGCGGGTCAACTCGCTGTCCGAGGTGGCCCTCACCAAGCTCGACGTGCTCGACACCCTCGACACCCTGAAGGTGTGCGTGGCCTACGAAGCCGACGGCGTGCGCTACGAGCACCTGCCGTACCACCAGTCCGTGCTCCACGACTGCACCCCGGTCTACGAGGAGCTGCCCGGGTGGCAGCAGGACCTCACCGCGGTCACCGAGCGGTCCGAGCTGCCCCCGGCCGCCCTCGACTACATCGCGTTCCTCGAGGAGCAGATCGGGGTCCCCATCCGCCTCGTGGGCGTCGGCCCCGGGCGCGACCAGTTCCTGCACTTCGCCGCCTAG
- the purD gene encoding phosphoribosylamine--glycine ligase has translation MKVCVVGSGGREHALAHVLARTASSVVVTPGNPGIPGSVPTPPEEIDADLFVIGPEAPLVDGMADRLRAQGKLVFGPGADGARLEGSKAWMKQVLVDAGVPTAAYGTFSADEERAALDFLGSMAGPYVVKTDGLAAGKGVVVTESFDEARNAVIAYLSGSAFGAAGQRLVIEEFLDGPELSILAVCDGRRAVALAPAQDFKRIGDGDAGPNTGGMGAYTPVPFAGPDVVDEVMHAAVEPTLAALRDRGIDYRGVLYAGLVLTADGPKMLEYNVRFGDPETQVVLPRLSSDLVELLAQAAAGEMTATPTFVEDAFVTVVCAAEHYPSAPRTGDVIEGMDAAEATGASVFCAGVTADDEGRLVTAGGRVLAVTGSGPTIGAARDAAYAAVDCISWPGMQRRTDIARRAAGQ, from the coding sequence ATGAAGGTCTGTGTGGTCGGGAGTGGAGGTCGCGAGCACGCGCTCGCGCACGTGCTGGCCCGGACCGCCTCGTCGGTCGTGGTCACCCCGGGCAACCCCGGCATCCCGGGCTCGGTGCCCACACCGCCCGAGGAGATCGATGCCGATCTCTTCGTGATCGGCCCCGAGGCGCCGTTGGTGGACGGGATGGCCGATCGCCTACGGGCCCAGGGCAAGCTCGTGTTCGGCCCGGGTGCCGACGGGGCCCGGCTCGAGGGCTCGAAGGCATGGATGAAGCAGGTGCTCGTCGACGCCGGCGTGCCCACTGCCGCCTACGGCACCTTCTCCGCCGACGAGGAGCGCGCCGCCCTCGACTTCCTGGGCTCGATGGCCGGGCCCTACGTGGTCAAGACCGACGGGCTGGCTGCGGGCAAGGGTGTCGTGGTCACCGAGTCGTTCGACGAGGCCCGCAACGCCGTCATCGCCTACCTCTCGGGCTCGGCCTTCGGCGCGGCGGGCCAGCGCCTCGTCATCGAAGAGTTCCTCGACGGTCCCGAGCTCTCCATCCTCGCCGTGTGCGACGGCCGGCGCGCCGTGGCCCTGGCGCCGGCGCAGGACTTCAAGCGCATCGGCGACGGTGACGCCGGCCCCAACACCGGCGGCATGGGCGCCTACACCCCGGTGCCCTTCGCCGGTCCGGACGTGGTCGACGAGGTCATGCACGCGGCAGTCGAGCCCACCCTGGCGGCGCTGCGCGACCGTGGCATCGACTACCGAGGCGTGCTCTACGCGGGGCTCGTGCTCACCGCTGATGGGCCGAAGATGCTCGAGTACAACGTCCGCTTCGGCGACCCCGAGACCCAGGTCGTGTTGCCGCGGCTCTCGTCCGACCTCGTCGAGTTGCTGGCCCAGGCCGCCGCCGGCGAGATGACGGCCACGCCGACCTTCGTCGAGGATGCCTTCGTCACCGTGGTTTGCGCCGCCGAGCACTACCCCTCGGCGCCCCGCACCGGCGACGTCATCGAGGGCATGGACGCGGCGGAAGCCACCGGCGCCTCGGTGTTCTGCGCCGGCGTCACCGCCGACGACGAGGGTCGCCTGGTCACCGCCGGCGGCCGGGTGCTGGCGGTCACCGGGTCGGGTCCGACCATCGGCGCCGCCCGTGACGCCGCATATGCGGCGGTGGACTGCATCTCGTGGCCTGGTATGCAGAGGCGGACGGACATCGCGCGGCGGGCGGCCGGGCAGTAG
- the purE gene encoding 5-(carboxyamino)imidazole ribonucleotide mutase, whose protein sequence is MKVAVLMGSESDKDKMAPAADTLAKFGIEADVRVLSAHRTPAKVAELASTARDNGYVAFICGAGMAAHLAGAVAAQTTLPVVGVPLSGGALDGVDALYSTVQMPKGIPVATVAVNGSMNAALLVVQMLAISDEGLAAKLADHRREMAGG, encoded by the coding sequence ATGAAGGTCGCCGTGCTGATGGGGTCGGAGTCCGACAAGGACAAGATGGCGCCTGCCGCTGACACGCTCGCCAAGTTCGGCATCGAGGCCGACGTGCGGGTGCTCTCCGCCCACCGCACCCCCGCCAAGGTGGCCGAGCTGGCCAGCACCGCCCGCGACAACGGGTACGTCGCCTTCATCTGCGGGGCGGGCATGGCCGCCCACCTCGCCGGCGCGGTGGCCGCTCAGACCACGCTGCCGGTCGTCGGGGTGCCGCTTTCGGGCGGAGCCCTCGACGGTGTCGACGCCCTCTACTCCACCGTTCAGATGCCCAAGGGCATCCCGGTGGCCACCGTGGCCGTCAACGGCTCGATGAACGCCGCCCTGCTGGTCGTCCAGATGCTGGCCATCAGCGACGAGGGTCTCGCCGCCAAGCTGGCCGATCACCGCCGGGAGATGGCCGGGGGGTGA
- a CDS encoding adenylosuccinate lyase, with amino-acid sequence MEHDPMIPNVLASRYASAPVAALWSPSHKVVLERQLWVAILRAQRDLGVDVPDGVIEAYEGVIDQVDLASIDARERVTRHDVKARVEEFSALAGHEHVHKAMTSRDLTENVEQLQVRRSLELVRDRMVAALVVLADRAVEHRDTVITGRSHNVPAQATTLGKRFASAGEELLVAYERIEDLLGRYPLRGLKGPVGTSQDQLDLFGGDTDKLDRLEQQVAAELGFARVLGSVGQVYPRSLDLDVVTALAQAVAGPSSLATTIRLMAGQELATEGFRPGQVGSSAMPHKMNSRSCERICGFGTILAGHVTMATGLAGDQWNEGDVSCSVVRRVMLPDAFFAADGAFQTLLDVLGAFGAYPAVIERELRRYLPFLATTKILLAAVRLGLGREEAHEVVKEHAVAAALALRESGGDANDLYERLGADPRLPLTAAEVEALVGDPITFVGDAGRQVGVFAERVGEVAAQHPEAAKYEAEFVI; translated from the coding sequence ATGGAACATGACCCGATGATCCCCAACGTCCTGGCCTCCCGGTACGCCAGCGCGCCCGTGGCGGCGCTGTGGTCGCCGTCGCACAAGGTGGTGCTGGAGCGGCAGCTCTGGGTCGCCATCCTGCGGGCCCAGCGCGACCTCGGCGTCGACGTGCCCGACGGGGTGATCGAGGCGTACGAGGGCGTGATCGACCAGGTGGACCTCGCCTCGATCGACGCCCGTGAGCGGGTCACCCGCCACGACGTGAAGGCCCGGGTGGAGGAGTTCTCCGCCCTCGCGGGCCACGAGCACGTCCACAAGGCCATGACCTCGCGTGACCTCACCGAGAACGTCGAGCAGCTGCAGGTGCGGCGCTCACTCGAGCTCGTCCGGGACCGCATGGTCGCCGCCCTCGTCGTCCTGGCCGACCGAGCCGTCGAGCACCGCGACACCGTCATCACGGGTCGCAGTCACAACGTGCCCGCTCAGGCCACGACGCTGGGCAAGCGCTTCGCCAGCGCCGGCGAGGAGCTGCTCGTCGCCTACGAGCGGATCGAGGACCTGCTCGGCCGCTACCCGCTGCGGGGCCTGAAGGGCCCGGTGGGCACCTCGCAGGACCAGCTCGACCTCTTCGGGGGCGACACCGACAAGCTCGACCGGCTCGAGCAGCAGGTGGCCGCCGAGCTCGGCTTCGCCCGGGTGCTCGGCAGCGTCGGCCAGGTCTACCCGCGCTCGCTCGATCTCGACGTGGTCACCGCACTGGCCCAGGCCGTGGCCGGCCCCTCGAGCCTCGCCACGACCATCCGCCTCATGGCCGGCCAGGAGCTGGCCACCGAGGGGTTCCGTCCGGGTCAGGTGGGTTCGTCGGCCATGCCCCACAAGATGAACAGCCGTTCGTGCGAGCGCATCTGCGGTTTCGGCACCATCCTCGCCGGCCACGTGACGATGGCCACGGGCCTCGCCGGCGACCAGTGGAACGAAGGCGACGTGAGCTGCTCGGTGGTGCGACGGGTGATGCTGCCCGACGCCTTCTTCGCCGCCGACGGCGCCTTCCAGACCTTGCTCGACGTGCTCGGTGCCTTCGGGGCCTACCCGGCGGTCATCGAGCGCGAGCTGCGCCGCTACCTGCCGTTCCTCGCCACCACCAAGATCCTCCTCGCCGCCGTGCGCCTCGGCTTGGGGCGTGAGGAAGCCCACGAGGTGGTCAAGGAGCACGCGGTCGCGGCGGCGCTGGCCCTGCGTGAATCCGGCGGAGACGCCAACGACCTGTACGAGCGCCTCGGCGCCGACCCCCGCCTGCCGCTGACGGCTGCCGAGGTGGAGGCGCTGGTGGGTGACCCCATCACCTTCGTGGGCGACGCCGGTCGCCAGGTCGGCGTGTTCGCCGAGCGGGTAGGGGAAGTGGCCGCGCAGCACCCCGAGGCGGCAAAGTACGAAGCTGAGTTCGTCATCTGA